In the Alteromonas sp. M12 genome, one interval contains:
- a CDS encoding late competence development ComFB family protein has protein sequence MKLDDDIHNYYEHLILERIESMDLTSNKSSDYIADLCCLALNQLPPRYIRFDVDMSFYLPQNERQQMEMNVVNAVSKAMSYLDNPKPEKS, from the coding sequence ATGAAACTAGATGATGACATCCATAATTATTATGAACATCTTATTTTAGAAAGAATCGAATCAATGGATCTAACGTCCAACAAATCCTCAGACTATATAGCTGACTTATGTTGCCTAGCGCTGAATCAACTTCCACCAAGATACATACGTTTCGACGTAGACATGTCTTTTTATCTTCCACAAAATGAACGTCAGCAAATGGAAATGAATGTAGTTAATGCGGTATCTAAAGCAATGAGCTACTTAGATAATCCTAAACCAGAAAAGTCTTAA